A single window of Salvia splendens isolate huo1 chromosome 6, SspV2, whole genome shotgun sequence DNA harbors:
- the LOC121809835 gene encoding uncharacterized protein LOC121809835 translates to MASQQQSGNDTDGSPLPEGSPDMHTYRGVIADRSRRCWTQREESILLSTMKELAATGWRSDNGFRAGYLTRALEALKREFPKTDICVHPHIKSKITAWKKNYYYSLLQILDRSYVGFNADGDYKIDIDDEQLAQVVREITMPNI, encoded by the exons ATGGCATCCCAACAACAGAGTGGTAATGACACCGACGGCAGTCCATTACCAGAGG GTAGCCCGGATATGCATACCTACAGAGGGGTAATAGCAGATAGGTCTAGACGTTGCTGGACACAACGCGAGGAGTCGATCCTTTTGTCAACCATGAAGGAGTTGGCGGCAACCGGATGGAGGTCGGATAATGGTTTTCGTGCAGGTTATCTCACCCGTGCACTGGAGGCACTCAAACGTGAATTTCCAAAAACTGATATTTGTGTTCACCCTCACATCAAGTCGAAGATCACTGCCTGGAAAAAGAATTACTACTATTCGCTGTTGCAAATACTTGACCGTAGTTATGTTGGTTTCAATGCTGATGGTGATTACAAGATAGATATCGATGATGAACAATTGGCACAAGTTGTCCG AGAGATAACAATGCCAAATATATGA
- the LOC121809883 gene encoding cold-responsive protein kinase 1-like, with translation MSCFTICCGQKISPPKKRTTDINEEIFSSVEDAKLYSYRELQIATQNFNVSNKIGEGGFGSVYKGRLKDGSLVAIKVLSAQSEQGVKEFLNEIVSISGVEHENLVKLYGCCTEGGHRILVYGYLENNSLARTLLGGRVGHAQFRWKIRSQICIGVAQGLAFLHEEVRPHIIHRDIKASNVLLDKDFKAKISDFGLAKLFPTNATHISTRVAGTHGYLAPEYAIRGKLTRKADVYSFGVLLMEIVCGRSHRDKRLPAGAQNLLEMAWTLYEKGLLSELVDSSVEGDSNIDEACKYLKIGFLCTQVMPKTRPAMSVVAKMLKGEIDVDDENITKPALVTQLLGLTSSSYEPHGSSSGWGTQDGSSPLEATGVSHGTMTFSSIYDRSN, from the exons ATGAGTTGCTTCACCATTTGCTGTGGGCAAAAAATATCTCCCCCTAAGAAGCGAACGACAGATATAAACGAAG AAATTTTTTCAAGTGTTGAAGATGCTAAGCTGTACAGTTACAGAGAATTACAAATAGCTACTCAAAATTTTAACGTGTCTAACAAGATTGGCGAAGGCGGCTTTGGTTCGGTCTACAAG GGAAGGCTAAAAGACGGCTCTTTAGTAGCTATAAAGGTTCTCTCTGCCCAGTCAGAGCAAGGCGTGAAGGAATTCTTGAATGAGATAGTTTCGATATCAGGAGTCGAACATGAAAACCTCGTCAAGTTGTACGGTTGCTGCACGGAAGGGGGCCACAGAATCTTGGTATATGGCTATCTCGAAAATAATAGCCTTGCTCGAACTCTTCTAG GAGGACGAGTCGGCCATGCTCAGTTCAGGTGGAAAATACGGTCTCAGATCTGCATAGGGGTGGCACAAGGACTCGCCTTCCTTCACGAGGAAGTCCGGCCTCATATTATTCACAGAGATATAAAAGCAAGCAATGTACTCCTTGACAAAGATTTCAAGGCTAAGATTTCAGATTTCGGTTTGGCGAAGCTTTTCCCGACCAACGCGACTCACATCAGCACGCGTGTTGCTGGGACACA TGGTTATTTAGCCCCAGAATACGCGATTCGTGGAAAGCTGACACGGAAAGCAGACGTGTATAGCTTTGGCGTTCTCCTAATGGAAATCGTCTGCGGAAGGAGCCACAGAGACAAGAGATTACCAGCCGGAGCACAAAATCTCCTTGAAATG GCGTGGACTCTATACGAGAAGGGCCTGCTGTCCGAGTTGGTTGATTCATCGGTGGAGGGGGACTCCAACATTGACGAGGCTTGCAAATATCTCAAGATCGGGTTTTTATGCACCCAAGTGATGCCCAAAACGCGCCCCGCCATGTCTGTGGTCGCGAAAATGTTGAAAGGCGAGATAGATGTGGACGATGAGAACATCACGAAGCCGGCCCTGGTGACACAGCTGCTGGGTCTGACGAGTTCGAGCTACGAACCACACGGATCATCGTCGGGCTGGGGAACACAAGATGGGTCTTCTCCATTAGAAGCCACAGGTGTGTCTCATGGGACCATGACTTTCAGTTCAATATATGATCGAAGTAATTAA
- the LOC121806197 gene encoding uncharacterized protein LOC121806197 gives MDGNHGQEIMKIGMTEIEDANNETDLETNYNSEASIGDKRKRDGKLRSEVWLHFTKVILEDGTCEKCQCNHCRKLFTCSSRSGTTHLKRHIDARICPVYKKDKDKTVTISSYPRGCSMDQRNGPIPWKYETSTQQCLDVEAELLPPERLGNLELQSFKTAEDDYGTPVPLRSKLPQQPAGKSLPRGDAWMNEFRTCVAKLVELNSGKVPVLSPQPLAICAPDHSISAALKSLNEMEDIPQSSEMYLDAFEILQDAGERECFVCLPPEPRRRWLQRILHRRHPLRYSPNM, from the exons ATG gacgGAAATCATGGCCAAGAAATCATGAAGATTGGGATGACTGAA ATAGAAGATGCGAATAATGAAACTGATCTGGAGACAAACTACAATTCCGAAGCAAGCATTGGGGACAAGCGGAAGCGAGATGGGAAGTTGAGATCCGAAGTTTGGCTGCATTTCACGAAGGTTATCCTGGAGGACGGAACATGTGAGAAATGCCAGTGTAATCACTGCCGGAAGCTGTTCACTTGCTCGAGCAGAAGTGGGACGACTCATCTGAAACGCCACATAGACGCCCGGATCTGCCCCGTCTATAAGAAAGACAAGGATAAGACGGTGACAATATCGAGCTATCCCAGAGGGTGCAGCATGGATCAGAGAAACGGCCCTATTCCATGGAAATACGAAACCTCCACCCAGCAATGCTTGGATGTTGAGGCCGAACTGCTACCACCGGAGAGGCTTGGTAATCTTGAACTTCAGTCGTTCAAGACAGCCGAAGATGACTATGGAACTCCTGTGCCGTTACGGAGTAAACTCCCCCAGCAACCTGCAGGGAAGTCTCTGCCAAGAGGAGACGCATGGATGAACGAATTCAGGACGTGTGTAGCTAAGCTCGTGGAGCTGAACAGCGGGAAGGTTCCAGTGCTATCGCCTCAGCCATTGGCAATTTGTGCTCCAGATCACTCGATCTCCGCTGCTCTCAAATCATTGAACGAGATGGAGGATATCCCTCAGTCGAGCGAGATGTACTTGGATGCTTTCGAGATTTTGCAGGATGCTGGAGAAAGAGAGTGCTTCGTCTGCTTGCCTCCGGAGCCGCGCAGGCGCTGGCTGCAACGAATCCTGCATCGTCGTCATCCCCTGCGATATAGCCCGAATATGTGA
- the LOC121808906 gene encoding zinc finger MYM-type protein 1-like: MTSPSVQKDMANACAVETTLDILGELGDRHFSILVDESRDCSTKEQMAIVIRFVNKDGQIIERFLALVHVKKTTSVCLKEAIDSVFAKFKLSLSRLRGQGYDGTSNMRGECNGLKALILKENPSAWYVHCFAHQLQLVCVAVCKTNQYVCDFFSYLISIVTTCGSSCKRADMIRQIEHDRLVEMIENGEIGTGRGQNQETSLKRPGDTRWGSHYVTVD, translated from the coding sequence ATGACTTCTCCATCAGTCCAAAAAGATATGGCTAATGCTTGTGCGGTGGAAACCACACTTGATATATTGGGAGAACTTGGAGACAGACACTTTTCAATCCTAGTTGATGAGTCACGTGATTGCTCAACAAAGGAGCAAATGGCAATTGTCATAAGATTTGTGAACAAGGATGGTCAGATAATTGAAAGGTTTTTAGCTTTGGTTCATGTCAAAAAAACTACATCAGTTTGTTTGAAAGAGGCAATTGACTCCGTATTTGCTAAGTTTAAGTTATCTTTGTCAAGATTGAGAGGCCAAGGATACGATGGAACATCAAACATGCGAGGTGAATGCAATGGATTGAAAGCACTAATTTTAAAGGAAAATCCATCTGCTTGGTATGTCCATTGTTTTGCCCACCAACTTCAATTGGTATGTGTGGCCGTGTGCAAGACAAATCAATATGTTTGTGATTTTTTCAGTTATCTTATCTCGATTGTCACAACATGTGGTTCTTCTTGCAAAAGGGCTGATATGATTCGACAAATTGAGCACGATAGACTAGTTGAAATGATAGAGAATGGGGAAATCGGTACTGGTAGAGGCCAAAATCAAGAAACTTCTTTGAAGAGACCAGGTGATACTCGATGGGGATCTCATTATGTCACCGTAGATTAG